A stretch of DNA from Melioribacteraceae bacterium 4301-Me:
TTAAACTTACCTTCATCAACTGCAACTTTACACACTTCTCTAAATAAAGATTGTTCATCTTGACAGCGAACAATTGATTGGTTAATACTGCTTGTAACCCTGTAGATTCTATTTAACTTACGGAGATGTTCTTCTATTTGAATTCGTTTTTCAATTTCTTGCGAGAGCTCTGCGGTCCTTTCTTTAACTTTACGTTCTAGTTGAGAGTTTAATGCTTCTAATTCTTTTTTAGCCTTTTCTAATTCATTGCTTTTTAATATTGCCGTCTCATATGTCGATAACAACAAATCGATAATTTGTAAGCGGTCGGATGTAATAGTATGACGTTTCCCGCCAAAGGAAATTTCCACACCGAGTCTTGATTTTTCATGTTTGCGTAATTCTGAGTTTGCTTTTATGTATTCTATTCTTGAGATAAGATAATTTTCGTCGTAAGGTTTAATGAGAAAATTATCTGCGCCGCTTGTCAATCCTTTAATTATGTCCTCAGGGTCAGACAATGAGGTAAGCAGTATTACAGGTATATCTCTCAGCTTTTCATTTGATTTAATTTGTTGGCATAGCTCATAGCCATCAATTTCTGGCATTACAACGTCGCTGATTATAATAAATGGTCTGTTTTTTCTTAAATAATCTAAAGCTTTTTTCCCGTCAACGGCTACAGTTACTTTATACCCTCTTTTTTCTAGTATATACCTTAACTGTTCCGCTTGCGTTAAGCTGTCCTCAACAATTAATATATGTTGGTTATGTTCTTCTATATTATTTTTTATCATTGCGTCCTCACTTTTTTAGAACAAAGTAAGCAGGGTAAAGCATTACAGCATCAGCTACAATTTATTCAATAAATTTGCTATTTCCACGGGAGGTAACGTATATACTACACCGTCAAGTTTAATTGCTTCGCCGGGCATTCCATGTACTACAGAACTTTCTAAATTTTGCACAATTGTTAATCCGCCTTTATCTTTTATTAATTTTAATTCTTGAGCACCGTCTTTCCCCATACCGGTGAGCAAAATACCAATTGCATTAGATTTAACTACACTTGCCACAGTACGAAACAAATAAGAAACAGAAGGTTTATGACCATTTTCTGTCCCGCTTTTATCGAGTAATATTTTATTAAAAGAACTTAAGCCCATATTAAAATTTTCTGGTGCAACGTAAACATTCCCAGGCTTAATTAACTGATTATGCTCAGCAATATGAATTGGCAAATTTGAAGATTGTGAAAGCCATTCAACAAACCCTTTAAGAAATCCTTCGGCGATATGTTGGACAATTAAAATTGGCAGACTAAAATCTTTGTTAATGCTTGATAAAATAGTTTGCAATACTAATGGTCCCCCCGTTGAAGCACCAATTGCAACAATTTTATATTCTTTTTTTGAACTTAACTCTGCTCTATTAAAAGACGTTTCTTTAGTTTTATCATAATCAATCAGATTTTTTTGCGCATTAGTTGAGCTACGTCTTACTACTTTAACTTCCGACATCAGCTTAACAGTTGTAATTAACTCTTCAGCTGTTTTTTGATAATCTGGGTGACCAATACCTGCAGGTCTATGAAGTACTGCAAGTGCTCCAGCTTCTATGGCTTGAAATGTACTTGTAACTTCAT
This window harbors:
- the cheB gene encoding chemotaxis-specific protein-glutamate methyltransferase CheB, whose amino-acid sequence is MIRVLIVEDSPVVQQLMEHILQTDPSIKIVGIANNGIDAVEMVKQKRPDAITMDIHMPKLDGITATRIIMETNPTPIIIVSSSFLDDEVTSTFQAIEAGALAVLHRPAGIGHPDYQKTAEELITTVKLMSEVKVVRRSSTNAQKNLIDYDKTKETSFNRAELSSKKEYKIVAIGASTGGPLVLQTILSSINKDFSLPILIVQHIAEGFLKGFVEWLSQSSNLPIHIAEHNQLIKPGNVYVAPENFNMGLSSFNKILLDKSGTENGHKPSVSYLFRTVASVVKSNAIGILLTGMGKDGAQELKLIKDKGGLTIVQNLESSVVHGMPGEAIKLDGVVYTLPPVEIANLLNKL